From a single Calditrichota bacterium genomic region:
- a CDS encoding ABC transporter permease, which translates to MRQLYRKPFIARWPNDSGETAHYLPQVGMTRVAAIAGKEFLHILRDPRSLAIAILMPLAMVVLYGYAIDMELKRVRVGVLDYDRTPASRRLVREMTSGEAIVMAQVLLNRSEIESGFRKDRFRAALIIPSGYARDLERGPAARVQLIVDGADATTAATVENYLNAVIARINRSSFSTFSSSLSTIATLPIAAEPRIWFNPALASAVFVVPGLVALVLTMICALLTSIAIARERETGTLEQMLTTPVQAGEIIIGKVLPYLTIGALDAVIILLAGRFIFGVPMAGSWLALTGYCFIYLLVALGLGLLVSTLARTQQIAMMMALMMTLLPTLLLSGFIFPVASMPAILQMVSRIIPATYFLKVIRGVMLKGVNWYPLEGAILSLMALAILGIAIARFKRDLE; encoded by the coding sequence ATGCGCCAACTTTACAGGAAGCCTTTCATCGCGCGGTGGCCGAATGACTCCGGTGAGACTGCACATTACCTGCCTCAAGTTGGTATGACCCGCGTCGCAGCTATAGCCGGCAAGGAATTTCTTCATATCCTGCGCGATCCCCGCAGCCTCGCCATTGCTATTCTGATGCCGCTTGCGATGGTCGTGCTCTACGGCTACGCCATCGACATGGAACTGAAGCGTGTCCGGGTCGGGGTGCTCGACTACGACCGCACTCCCGCCTCACGACGATTGGTGCGCGAGATGACCTCCGGTGAAGCGATCGTCATGGCTCAAGTCCTCCTAAACCGATCGGAAATCGAGTCCGGTTTCCGTAAGGATCGGTTTCGTGCCGCGCTTATAATCCCCTCCGGTTATGCCCGGGACCTTGAGCGCGGCCCGGCGGCGAGGGTGCAATTGATCGTCGATGGTGCCGACGCGACGACCGCCGCCACTGTTGAAAACTATCTGAACGCGGTAATCGCCCGGATCAACCGATCATCTTTTTCGACATTCTCATCATCGTTGTCAACGATTGCCACGCTTCCGATCGCTGCCGAGCCCCGCATCTGGTTCAATCCGGCTCTTGCCAGCGCGGTCTTCGTTGTTCCCGGGCTGGTAGCGCTCGTTCTGACCATGATTTGCGCACTTCTGACGTCGATTGCCATCGCCCGTGAACGCGAGACCGGCACCCTTGAGCAGATGCTAACGACACCGGTTCAAGCCGGCGAGATCATTATCGGCAAGGTGCTTCCCTATCTGACGATCGGTGCTCTTGACGCTGTCATCATTCTGTTGGCCGGCCGGTTCATCTTTGGTGTGCCAATGGCGGGTTCCTGGCTGGCGCTCACCGGTTACTGCTTCATCTATCTTCTGGTGGCACTCGGGCTGGGACTACTCGTTTCGACCCTTGCTCGCACCCAGCAGATCGCAATGATGATGGCGCTGATGATGACCCTCCTGCCAACGCTCCTTCTTTCCGGCTTCATATTCCCGGTGGCCAGCATGCCGGCAATCCTGCAGATGGTGAGCAGGATAATCCCGGCCACCTACTTCCTAAAGGTAATTCGGGGAGTCATGCTGAAGGGCGTCAACTGGTATCCACTCGAGGGGGCGATCTTGTCGCTGATGGCGCTCGCGATTCTGGGTATAGCCATAGCGCGCTTCAAGAGGGACCTCGAGTGA